The Punica granatum isolate Tunisia-2019 chromosome 4, ASM765513v2, whole genome shotgun sequence genome has a window encoding:
- the LOC116202958 gene encoding probable protein phosphatase 2C 2 — translation MIYLLLQECLRILSVISFMFLYSRRSPRKIVSVAVVARDPPPPPPSSSAGFSPRSGAFSPSGNNVQYLGTSRASSTGSVEVVIGELKRLIVEPAGGSLYRREIMVLDSRPTRRAASPRLRKRPAGLVLPDHRQSMAEFSEMRRNKASKNEEFEARGKDYFLASKKGRREIMEDGYGVIEDISGDPKQAFFAVIDGHGGRAAADYVAENLGSNILRAIESAGKDGASSYDLEQAIRGGYLDTDEEFLRKGVIGGACTASVLLKNGELHVANVGDCRVVLSRNGVADALTSDHRPSRDDERLRIESSGGFVHLRHGVWRVQGSLAISRAIGDIHLKEWIISEPEIRILPITSDCEFLILASDGLWDKVTGQEAVDVVSQEKSLQESCKKLVDMSSCRGNLDDITVMVINLQSFAQEANY, via the exons atgatatatttattacttCAAGAATGTTTACGGATCCTCTCCGTCATCTCTTTCATGTTCCTCTACTCCCGTCGGAGCCCGAGGAAGATTGTGTCAGTGGCCGTCGTGGCCCGGgaccctcctcctcctcctccttcttcttcgGCGGGGTTTTCTCCTCGTTCTGGTGCCTTTTCGCCGTCCGGCAATAACGTGCAATATTTAGGAACTTCCAGGGCCTCCAGTACAGGCAGTGTGGAAGTGGTGATTGGTGAATTGAAGCGGCTCATTGTTGAACCGGCTGGGGGCTCGTTGTACCGCCGCGAAATAATGGTACTGGATTCCCGGCCGACGAGGAGAGCTGCTTCGCCAAGGTTGAGGAAAAGGCCGGCGGGGCTTGTTTTGCCCGACCACCGGCAGTCTATGGCGGAGTTTAGTGAAATGCGTCGTAACAAGGCAAGCAAGAATGAGGAGTTTGAGGCCCGGGGGAAGGATTACTTTTTGGCAAGCAAGAAAGGGAGGAGGGAGATCATGGAggatggctatggagtaattgAGGATATATCTGGAGATCCCAAGCAG GCATTTTTCGCAGTGATCGATGGACATGGGGGCCGTGCAGCTGCTGATTATGTGGCTGAAAACTTAGGGAGCAACATCCTGAGAGCAATTGAATCTGCTGGAAAGGACGGTGCCAGTTCCTACGACTTAGAACAGGCCATTCGGGGAGGCTACTTGGACACAGACGAGGAGTTTCTCAGGAAG GGAGTGATCGGTGGAGCTTGCACAGCCAGCGTGCTATTGAAGAACGGGGAGCTGCATGTTGCGAATGTAGGCGACTGTAGAGTAGTCTTGAGTAGGAATGGAGTTGCTGATGCATTGACTTCCGACCACCGTCCCAGCAGGGACGATGAACGCCTCCGTATCGAGAGCTCC GGCGGATTCGTGCACTTGCGACATGGAGTATGGAGAGTGCAAggctcacttgccatttccagAGCTATTGGAGACATCCACCTGAAAGAATGGATCATTTCCGAACCTGAGATTAGGATTCTCCCAATCACTTCCGACTGCGAGTTCCTGATTTTGGCCTCTGACGGACTTTGGGACAAG GTAACAGGTCAAGAGGCAGTCGACGTGGTTTCACAAGAGAAGAGCTTGCAGGAGTCCTGCAAAAAGCTGGTGGACATGTCTTCATGCCGAGGGAACTTGGATGACATCACCGTGATGGTGATAAATCTTCAGAGTTTTGCCCAGGAAGCTAACTATTGA
- the LOC116203335 gene encoding uncharacterized protein LOC116203335 encodes MSMDGSPVSSSVKQKLGHLLPGGLGRAMAVLGLLLLLFYVFSFNYPYSQDSASNIYLHFPHKWWASLSGGATTATPTNLSHIVFRVFSSLKMWEARKVYLESWWRPNITRGYLFVDGLTKNESLCPYTCPPILINEDITNWEIYPLIKNPVQVHMVRSIMEVFRQGDQDVRWFVMADDDSVLFLDNIVEVLSKYDHTKYFYLGASSESILSNAYISFGMGFGGGGLALSYPLVAAMSKKLDGYIKRYPNLWSDHLIYMCILDLGVAISQQKGFHQIDLRENIAGFLSSHPQSPLLSLHHFDVVDPIFPSMNRTESNRHLMKAAGVDQSRLLQQTICYQREKNWSISISWGHSAHIYENLLPRHILQMPIETFKPWIWNAKWPKFMFNTRPVKSDPCEAPHWFFFESIESKNKDDVNTTYSRAEKRGLSPCSLGGNHSADHINRIQVFSPAKTRLKVGRVECCDVLSLSDENTTNVRIRPCMEAEAIA; translated from the exons ATGTCGATGGATGGTTCCCCCGTTTCCAGCTCGGTGAAGCAAAAATTGGGCCATCTGTTGCCGGGAGGCCTGGGCAGGGCAATGGCTGTACTGGGGCTCTTGTTGCTTCTGTTCTATGTGTTCTCCTTCAATTACCCGTACAGCCAAGACTCAGCCTCCAATATATACCTCCACTTCCCGCACAAGTGGTGGGCCTCGCTTTCTGGTGGCGCCACCACCGCTACTCCGACCAACCTCAGCCACATTGTTTTCAGAGTCTTCAGTTCCTTGAAAATGTGGGAAGCCAGGAAGGTTTACCTGGAATCCTGGTGGCGGCCGAATATAACACGGGGGTACCTCTTCGTGGATGGACTCACAAAGAATGAGTCTCTCTGCCCCTATACATGTCCCCCAATCCTGATAAACGAGGACATCACGAACTGGGAGATATACCCACTGATCAAGAACCCTGTACAGGTCCACATGGTCCGGAGCATCATGGAGGTGTTCAGGCAGGGGGATCAGGACGTCAGATGGTTCGTGATGGCAGATGACGATTCAGTGCTCTTCCTGGACAACATAGTAGAAGTGCTATCAAAGTACGACCATACCAAGTACTTCTACCTCGGTGCCAGCTCAGAATCGATTCTCTCGAACGCTTACATATCATTCGGGATGGGCTTTGGGGGAGGTGGTCTTGCCCTAAGCTACCCCTTGGTGGCAGCAATGTCAAAGAAGTTGGATGGCTATATTAAGAGATACCCTAACTTATGGTCCGACCATCTTATTTATATGTGCATACTTGACCTAGGAGTTGCTATTTCTCAGCAAAAAGGATTTCACCAG ATTGATCTCCGTGAAAATATAGCTGGATTCTTGTCGTCCCACCCGCAGTCTCCCCTCCTTTCCCTCCACCACTTCGATGTGGTGGACCCTATCTTCCCATCCATGAACCGAACCGAGTCAAACCGTCACCTCATGAAGGCTGCAGGAGTCGATCAATCCCGACTCTTACAGCAAACAATATGCTACCAAAGGGAGAAGAATTGGTCCATTTCAATCTCCTGGGGTCACTCCGCCCACATCTATGAGAACTTGTTGCCCCGACACATTCTTCAGATGCCCATCGAGACGTTCAAGCCTTGGATCTGGAATGCAAAGTGGCCCAAGTTTATGTTCAACACGAGACCTGTCAAGAGCGACCCCTGCGAGGCCCCGCATTGGTTCTTCTTTGAGTCCATAGAGAGCAAGAACAAGGACGACGTCAATACGACTTACAGCAGAGCAGAAAAGCGCGGGCTCAGCCCTTGCTCACTCGGCGGAAACCACTCTGCAGATCATATCAACAGAATCCAGGTGTTTTCTCCTGCGAAAACACGCCTCAAG GTAGGAAGAGTAGAGTGCTGCGATGTATTGTCTCTTTCAGATGAGAATACCACAAATGTCAGAATCAGGCCTTGCATGGAAGCCGAAGCAATTGCCTAG
- the LOC116203347 gene encoding uncharacterized protein LOC116203347: MSLQTYQLMVKQRFSQLLPGGPSRAMAVSGLLLLLFYVFSFNYWSSQDHSDLHLPFAHKWRAWSSGGTNTDPPTNLSHIVFGIVGSLKTWKGRKAYLESWWRPNISRGYLFLDGRPDNESLCPYTCPQILINEDIRKWKIYPLLKYPVSVRVAWSIVEAFRQGDNDVRWYVIADDDTVLFMDNIVQVLSKYDHTKYYYLGASSESILSNVYMSFEMGFGGAGFALSYPLVVAMAKKLDGCIKRYPNMWSDHLIYICILDLGVAISRQKGFHQIDLHDNIAGFLSSHPQSPILSLHHINVVDPIFPSMNRSESISHLMKPAGVDQSRLLQQTICYQREKNWSISVSWGYSVHIYETAVPRYVLQMPIETFRPWIKNAKWPMFMFNTRPAKNDPCETPHWFFFESIESENKDVFVTTYTRAEKRRLSPCSLGRNHSADRINRVQVFSPVKTRLEAGRAECCDVVSLSDNTTTVRIRPCMEAEEIAIV, translated from the exons ATGTCGCTGCAGACTTACCAACTCATGGTGAAGCAGAGATTCAGCCAGCTGCTGCCGGGAGGCCCGTCCAGGGCAATGGCTGTCTCGGGTCTCTTGTTGCTTCTATTCTATGTGTTCTCCTTCAATTACTGGTCCAGCCAAGATCATTCTGATCTCCACCTCCCCTTCGCGCACAAGTGGCGAGCCTGGTCGTCGGGCGGCACCAACACCGATCCTCCGACCAACCTCAGCCACATCGTGTTTGGGATTGTTGGTTCCTTGAAAACGTGGAAAGGCAGGAAAGCCTACCTCGAATCCTGGTGGCGGCCAAATATTAGCCGGGGGTACCTCTTCCTAGATGGACGCCCGGATAATGAGTCCCTCTGCCCTTATACCTGTCCCCAGATTCTGATAAACGAGGACATCAGAAAATGGAAGATTTACCCATTGCTCAAGTATCCCGTATCGGTCCGCGTAGCATGGAGCATCGTGGAGGCATTCAGACAGGGGGATAATGACGTAAGATGGTACGTGATAGCAGATGACGACACCGTGCTCTTCATGGACAACATAGTACAAGTGCTGTCAAAGTACGACCACACCAAGTACTACTACCTTGGTGCCAGCTCAGAATCTATTCTCTCAAACGTTTACATGTCGTTTGAGATGGGCTTTGGAGGAGCCGGTTTCGCCCTAAGCTACCCCTTGGTGGTAGCAATGGCAAAGAAATTAGATGGGTGTATTAAGAGATACCCAAACATGTGGTCCGACCatcttatttatatatgcatactCGACCTAGGAGTTGCTATATCTCGGCAAAAGGGGTTTCACCAG ATTGATCTCCATGATAATATAGCAGGCTTCTTGTCATCACACCCACAGTCTCCTATCCTTTCCCTCCACCACATCAACGTGGTGGATCCGATCTTTCCATCCATGAACCGATCCGAGTCGATCAGCCACCTCATGAAGCCTGCAGGAGTCGATCAATCCCGACTCTTACAGCAAACCATATGCTACCAAAGGGAGAAAAATTGGTCCATTTCTGTCTCCTGGGGTTACTCTGTCCACATTTATGAGACTGCAGTGCCTCGGTACGTTCTTCAGATGCCCATTGAGACGTTCAGGCCTTGGATCAAGAATGCAAAGTGGCCCATGTTTATGTTCAACACAAGGCCGGCCAAGAATGACCCCTGCGAGACTCCGCATTGGTTCTTCTTCGAGTCCATAGAGAGTGAGAACAAGGATGTCTTTGTTACGACTTACACTAGAGCAGAGAAGCGTCGGCTCAGCCCTTGCTCGCTTGGTAGGAACCACTCTGCAGATCGTATCAACAGAGTTCAGGTGTTTTCTCCTGTGAAAACACGCCTAGAG GCAGGAAGAGCAGAGTGCTGTGATGTAGTGTCTCTTTCAGACAACACCACAACAGTCAGAATCAGGCCTTGCATGGAAGCTGAAGAGATTGCCATTGTTTAG